In Zunongwangia profunda SM-A87, the following proteins share a genomic window:
- a CDS encoding type I phosphomannose isomerase catalytic subunit — MLNYPIKFTPILKEKIWGGEKLATILNKESNAKNLGESWEISGVKGDISVVENGALKGKTLNELLEEYKGRILGEKIYADFGAEFPLLIKYIDAKTALSVQLHPHDDLAKERHNSFGKTEMWFIMQADKNADINVGFKETITKEDYIKHLEEGKITEVLNFEPVKKGDSFFINTGKVHAIGAGVLLAEIQQTSDITYRIYDWDRVDDQGNARELHTALAIDAIDFEKKDDFKMEYDKTPNQSSNIADCQYFTTNYLPVKGSITKDYSAVDSFIIYMAVSGKASISVAGNTEEIEQGQTLLIPAENKEVQISADNCELLEVSVSR; from the coding sequence ATGCTTAATTATCCAATCAAATTTACACCTATCCTAAAAGAAAAAATTTGGGGAGGTGAGAAATTAGCGACCATATTAAACAAAGAATCAAACGCAAAAAATTTAGGCGAAAGCTGGGAAATCTCTGGTGTTAAAGGTGATATCTCTGTGGTAGAAAATGGAGCTCTTAAAGGCAAAACTTTAAACGAACTTTTAGAAGAATATAAAGGAAGAATTTTAGGCGAAAAGATATATGCTGACTTTGGAGCTGAATTTCCACTGCTTATAAAGTATATCGACGCGAAAACCGCACTTTCTGTACAATTGCATCCTCATGATGATCTTGCTAAAGAACGCCATAATAGTTTTGGAAAAACCGAAATGTGGTTTATCATGCAAGCCGACAAGAATGCAGATATCAATGTAGGTTTTAAAGAGACGATTACCAAGGAAGATTATATTAAACATCTTGAAGAAGGTAAAATCACAGAGGTTCTTAATTTCGAACCGGTTAAAAAAGGAGATAGCTTCTTTATAAATACCGGTAAAGTACATGCTATTGGAGCTGGTGTATTATTAGCTGAAATTCAACAAACTTCAGATATAACCTATAGAATTTACGATTGGGATCGTGTAGATGATCAGGGAAATGCCAGAGAGCTACATACGGCTTTAGCCATAGATGCTATCGACTTTGAAAAGAAAGATGATTTTAAAATGGAGTATGATAAAACTCCTAACCAATCTTCAAATATTGCAGATTGCCAATACTTTACGACTAATTATTTACCCGTAAAAGGTAGTATCACGAAAGACTATTCAGCTGTAGATAGTTTTATCATTTATATGGCTGTTAGTGGTAAAGCTAGCATAAGTGTAGCGGGAAATACTGAGGAAATAGAACAGGGACAAACTTTATTAATTCCTGCGGAAAATAAAGAAGTCCAGATAAGTGCAGATAACTGCGAATTATTGGAAGTTTCTGTAAGCAGATAA
- a CDS encoding site-specific integrase, whose amino-acid sequence MKNRSTFSLIFWVCSSRIKNNQVPVYARITVNGKRANISIQRRVNSTDWDAARGIMRGTRQESKLLNKYLDQVRSKIYTAYEDLLSENKMVTAQAIKNRYLGADKFYRSLQELFEYHNEISRHSISAHTLRHYKVTQGYLQKFLRAKFNLEDFRLIYLNFSFIKDFEFFIKSYQPTDHQRKMGHNTAMKHLQRLRKMVTMAYHHEWIPKDPFVRFKSSYVKKRREFLTREELQSIEDFQSSINRLNIVKDIFLFSCYTGLSYIDITKLTMDNIGMDFDGNQWIETERQKTKTALKIPLLNQARDILKRYQDHPKTVHSKTLLPRYSNQKLNSYLKEIADFCGIKKHLTFHIARHTFATTITLTNGVPIETVSKLLGHTKLATTQIYARVVDKKVKDDMAMLNAKLNNSSD is encoded by the coding sequence ATGAAAAATCGGTCAACATTTAGTTTAATTTTCTGGGTTTGCTCTTCTCGAATCAAGAATAATCAAGTTCCTGTTTATGCAAGAATAACGGTAAATGGTAAGAGAGCAAACATTAGTATTCAGAGACGTGTTAATTCTACTGATTGGGATGCAGCTAGAGGTATAATGAGAGGGACACGACAAGAATCTAAACTTTTAAATAAGTATTTAGATCAAGTGCGTTCAAAAATTTATACCGCCTACGAAGATTTGCTAAGCGAAAATAAAATGGTCACTGCTCAGGCGATCAAGAACAGATATTTAGGAGCGGATAAATTTTACCGTTCATTGCAGGAATTATTTGAATACCACAATGAGATTTCTCGTCATTCAATTTCCGCTCATACCTTACGACATTACAAAGTCACGCAAGGGTACTTGCAAAAGTTTTTAAGGGCTAAATTTAATTTAGAAGATTTTAGGTTAATATATTTAAATTTTTCCTTTATTAAGGATTTTGAATTTTTTATAAAATCCTACCAGCCTACTGATCACCAACGAAAAATGGGACACAATACCGCAATGAAGCATCTTCAGCGATTGCGTAAAATGGTTACAATGGCCTATCATCACGAGTGGATACCTAAAGATCCTTTTGTGCGATTTAAATCATCTTATGTAAAAAAGAGAAGGGAGTTTTTAACTAGGGAGGAGTTACAATCCATTGAGGATTTCCAATCGTCCATAAATAGACTTAACATTGTAAAGGATATTTTTCTCTTTAGCTGCTATACGGGACTTTCTTACATTGATATCACTAAACTAACTATGGATAATATTGGGATGGATTTTGATGGGAATCAATGGATAGAAACAGAACGGCAAAAGACAAAAACTGCTTTAAAGATTCCTTTACTTAATCAGGCAAGAGATATTTTAAAACGTTACCAGGATCACCCAAAAACGGTACATTCTAAAACCTTATTACCTCGTTATTCGAACCAAAAATTGAACAGTTATTTAAAAGAAATAGCTGATTTCTGTGGCATCAAAAAACATCTAACCTTTCATATTGCCAGGCATACCTTTGCAACAACCATCACGTTGACCAATGGAGTACCAATAGAGACTGTTTCAAAGCTATTAGGACACACGAAACTAGCTACTACACAAATTTATGCCCGGGTAGTTGATAAAAAGGTGAAAGATGATATGGCGATGCTCAATGCAAAGCTTAATAATAGTTCCGATTAG
- a CDS encoding adenylosuccinate synthase, with amino-acid sequence MDILIGLQWGDEGKGKIIDLICQNYDIVARFNGGANAGHTIYYKEKKVTLNLISSGIFFPETTNILGTGVALDPIILNEEILKLKSIDSKLKPEEKIIISEKAHLVLPTYKYFDQYYEESSHYPTIDTTKMGIAHTYSNKMLRSNPRVADIFSPDFKNDIEKTLFRQHNELSSFGKEIPEFKGMLEEYFKALDFLKKLNIQNTEFIINKAIKEGKKVLAEGAQATMLDIDYGTYPYVTSSSTIAAGACTGLGVSPRNINKIFGVTKAYCTRVGKGVFPTEINGEIADELREKGNEYGSNTNRPRRIGWLDIPALKYAIMINGITNIAITKMDILNGMDMIQVCTGYEIDGEIRDIASLDLQRVNSKPVFKDFNGWNKNFSDILDETSFPLELKQFIDFLESQLGVPVKYISTGPKREQVVICYDQQ; translated from the coding sequence ATGGATATATTAATAGGTCTTCAATGGGGAGATGAAGGAAAAGGCAAAATTATTGATTTAATCTGCCAGAACTATGATATTGTAGCAAGATTTAATGGTGGAGCAAATGCTGGACATACAATTTATTATAAAGAGAAAAAAGTCACTTTAAACCTAATATCTTCCGGAATATTTTTTCCAGAAACTACAAATATTCTTGGAACCGGAGTTGCTTTAGATCCTATTATTTTGAATGAGGAAATTCTAAAATTAAAGTCGATAGATTCTAAATTGAAACCAGAAGAAAAGATAATAATCTCAGAAAAAGCCCATTTGGTTCTTCCCACTTATAAATACTTTGATCAATATTATGAAGAATCTTCGCACTATCCCACTATTGACACTACTAAAATGGGAATTGCGCATACATATTCTAATAAAATGTTGAGGAGTAATCCTCGCGTGGCAGATATCTTTTCCCCTGATTTTAAAAACGATATAGAGAAAACTTTATTCAGGCAACATAATGAATTATCCAGCTTCGGAAAAGAAATACCTGAATTTAAAGGGATGTTGGAAGAATATTTTAAGGCTCTTGATTTCTTAAAAAAACTAAACATACAAAACACTGAGTTTATAATTAATAAAGCGATAAAGGAAGGAAAAAAAGTTTTAGCAGAAGGGGCACAAGCAACAATGCTTGACATTGATTATGGTACTTATCCATACGTGACTTCTAGTAGTACAATAGCGGCTGGAGCCTGTACTGGTCTAGGGGTCTCACCACGAAATATTAATAAGATTTTTGGTGTAACTAAAGCTTACTGCACCCGTGTAGGTAAAGGTGTTTTTCCGACAGAAATTAATGGTGAAATAGCTGATGAGTTGAGGGAAAAGGGAAATGAATATGGTTCTAATACTAATCGTCCAAGAAGGATAGGATGGTTAGATATACCTGCATTAAAATATGCAATTATGATAAATGGAATTACTAATATAGCGATAACCAAAATGGATATTCTTAACGGAATGGATATGATTCAAGTATGCACAGGCTATGAAATAGATGGTGAAATTAGAGATATTGCATCCTTAGATTTACAGCGTGTAAATAGTAAGCCTGTATTCAAAGATTTTAATGGATGGAATAAAAATTTTTCAGATATTTTAGATGAGACTTCGTTTCCTTTAGAACTAAAACAATTCATTGATTTTTTAGAGAGTCAATTGGGAGTTCCGGTTAAATACATTTCGACGGGACCTAAACGGGAACAAGTAGTTATTTGTTATGACCAACAGTAG
- a CDS encoding Crp/Fnr family transcriptional regulator, whose translation MDELILYIKKFGNLTIEEEIFIQRLFKKLEITSGQYFIESGKPCTKIAFVEKGVFRSLYYNKVGDDFTRYFIYEGRFIGDFQNFQIRAPSNDYIEAITDASIWYIDYRDFEILKEQISIWPLLINKLYAFVTESKLKTANIMMNLEAKDRYLLFLNHYPGLANRVPLHMLSSYLGITPSSLSRIRRNI comes from the coding sequence ATGGACGAACTAATTTTATATATCAAGAAATTCGGAAATCTAACGATTGAAGAAGAAATCTTTATTCAGCGATTATTCAAAAAACTTGAAATAACCAGCGGTCAATATTTTATTGAAAGTGGAAAACCCTGTACGAAAATTGCATTTGTAGAGAAGGGCGTATTTCGTTCCCTTTATTATAATAAAGTTGGGGATGATTTTACCCGTTATTTTATTTATGAAGGGCGTTTTATCGGTGATTTTCAGAATTTTCAAATTAGGGCTCCTTCCAATGATTATATAGAAGCTATAACCGATGCGAGTATCTGGTATATAGATTACAGAGATTTTGAAATTTTGAAGGAGCAGATTTCTATCTGGCCCTTATTAATTAATAAACTTTATGCATTTGTGACTGAAAGTAAACTCAAGACTGCTAACATTATGATGAACCTGGAAGCAAAGGACAGATATTTACTTTTTCTTAACCATTATCCCGGCTTAGCTAATCGAGTCCCATTACATATGTTATCTTCCTATTTAGGAATTACTCCGTCATCCCTGAGCCGAATAAGAAGAAATATTTGA
- a CDS encoding DsrE family protein → MKHIFWGIALLLTQTITAQKWSTPRIESYGKIHFDKNLSFQPDINKTYKLVFNIDNDAQKEGVNMRLWKIARELNLLKAAGVPDQNIEIAAVVHGKAIAISLTDKAYKKRYHKKNPNTDLVKALNNAGVKLYLCEQTLAGMNFEESELNPSWEVTLSALLTLPILESEGYFMVP, encoded by the coding sequence ATGAAACATATTTTTTGGGGTATCGCACTCCTTTTAACACAAACAATTACAGCACAAAAATGGAGTACTCCCAGAATCGAAAGCTATGGAAAAATTCATTTTGATAAAAATTTAAGTTTCCAGCCCGATATAAATAAGACCTATAAATTAGTTTTTAATATAGACAATGATGCTCAAAAGGAAGGAGTAAATATGAGACTATGGAAAATTGCCCGGGAACTGAATCTATTAAAAGCCGCAGGGGTTCCCGATCAGAACATAGAAATAGCGGCCGTGGTTCACGGAAAAGCCATTGCCATAAGTTTGACGGATAAAGCCTACAAAAAACGTTATCATAAGAAAAATCCTAATACAGATTTGGTAAAAGCACTTAATAACGCTGGGGTAAAATTATACCTCTGCGAACAAACTTTGGCAGGAATGAACTTTGAAGAAAGTGAATTAAATCCATCTTGGGAAGTAACCTTATCGGCCCTCCTAACGCTACCAATTTTGGAAAGTGAGGGTTATTTTATGGTGCCTTAA
- a CDS encoding efflux RND transporter periplasmic adaptor subunit yields MKFYIKSISFSLLTLLLMACGNAENKAKKEDKPLKPTYQVTNVKSDTLKYKLSLPGELKPYEEVTLYAKIEGFVEKLNVDRGDLVKKGEILLNIEAPEIQQKLLAARAKQREIAEKLSFSAQNYQRMNRASEVEGAISSIELEQTKTRFMGDSAALSAVKAEVAAAAQLAGYRNIKSPFDGVITSRMVSPGALVGSGKEPLLKLAREDKLRLLVAIPYKHANALSPNSKASFTLNSAPGKKFDVNFSRSSKVLDPKLRSMMVEFDFDNSSDVLSAGAYAEVTLKLKRNEPTLRVPASSIITTTTSTLIAKVESGEIQLVPITTGITQGKMIEIFGNLDSRDQVILKGNSTLKNGMSINAITEQNQLN; encoded by the coding sequence ATGAAATTTTACATAAAATCTATTTCTTTTTCCTTACTTACCCTTCTTTTAATGGCGTGTGGTAATGCTGAAAACAAAGCAAAGAAGGAAGATAAACCTTTAAAACCTACCTATCAGGTTACCAACGTAAAAAGTGATACGTTAAAATATAAACTTTCCCTTCCCGGTGAACTAAAACCCTATGAAGAGGTGACTTTATATGCCAAAATTGAAGGTTTTGTTGAAAAGCTAAATGTAGATCGAGGAGATTTAGTAAAAAAAGGAGAAATTTTATTAAATATTGAAGCTCCGGAAATTCAACAAAAATTATTGGCCGCCCGGGCAAAGCAGCGTGAAATAGCTGAAAAGCTAAGTTTTAGTGCACAAAACTACCAACGGATGAACCGAGCTTCTGAAGTTGAAGGTGCAATATCATCAATAGAACTTGAACAGACCAAAACGCGTTTTATGGGTGACAGTGCTGCTTTGAGTGCTGTAAAAGCAGAAGTAGCGGCCGCTGCGCAGTTGGCGGGATATCGTAATATAAAATCTCCATTTGACGGAGTGATCACTAGCCGAATGGTTTCTCCCGGTGCCCTGGTAGGAAGTGGAAAGGAACCACTTTTAAAATTGGCTCGAGAAGATAAACTGCGTCTGCTAGTGGCTATTCCTTACAAACACGCAAATGCACTTTCTCCAAATAGTAAAGCTAGTTTTACCCTGAATTCCGCTCCCGGAAAAAAATTTGATGTAAACTTTTCGCGTAGTAGTAAAGTACTTGATCCCAAGTTACGCTCGATGATGGTGGAATTTGATTTTGATAATTCATCGGATGTTTTAAGTGCAGGTGCTTATGCAGAAGTAACATTAAAATTAAAGCGGAACGAGCCTACTCTCAGAGTTCCTGCAAGTAGTATTATTACCACTACAACAAGCACGTTGATCGCAAAAGTGGAATCTGGAGAAATTCAATTGGTTCCCATAACTACTGGAATTACCCAAGGAAAAATGATAGAAATATTCGGAAATCTTGATAGTAGGGACCAGGTTATTTTGAAAGGAAATTCCACCCTTAAAAACGGAATGTCCATAAACGCTATAACAGAACAAAATCAATTAAATTAG
- a CDS encoding efflux RND transporter permease subunit, whose amino-acid sequence MAVGVSVSNAVLIINQSELFRKEKLENAAESSLLAVASRFRPILMTALAMIAGMIPMALGLGDGGSQVAPLGQAVIGGLVFSTFTSLLVLPFMYSIAYANTQPKKVSLDPDDLHSKYYQKNLKS is encoded by the coding sequence ATGGCCGTAGGGGTTTCGGTATCCAATGCGGTACTTATTATCAACCAGAGCGAACTTTTTAGAAAAGAGAAACTGGAAAATGCGGCCGAATCTTCCCTATTGGCGGTAGCCTCCCGTTTTCGACCTATTTTAATGACCGCCCTGGCAATGATTGCCGGGATGATCCCAATGGCACTGGGACTTGGTGATGGCGGATCGCAGGTCGCCCCGCTGGGACAGGCCGTAATTGGCGGTTTGGTATTTTCAACTTTTACCTCCCTACTGGTTTTGCCATTTATGTATAGTATTGCTTATGCCAATACCCAGCCTAAAAAAGTTTCGTTAGATCCAGACGACCTACACAGTAAATACTATCAAAAAAACTTAAAATCATAA
- a CDS encoding efflux RND transporter permease subunit yields MNIIRFALRKPIAIIVTVLALLYFSVMAIQKIKVDIFPEVEAPAIYIAMPYGGLSPAYMDGFMSNEFQKVLVFVGGVKNMEFKSVQGLTLMKLSFYPGTDMAQAQAEVATQVSRAMAFLPPGAVPPQVVRFDAGAQPVGQIVFESDQRSTGELQNLAITRIRPSFVNIPGISAPAPFGGNVRTMVINVKPEEMQAYGLTADNILEAVAKNNFPSPAGNVQIGNTNYMAPVNTLELSREDFMNTPIKTGSGPTVFVRDVATVIDGADKTTAYALANGKRTVYLPIIKKADASTLAAINNLKDAMPMLSDALPEDVSIKFVFDQSTYIENALSNLLHEGILGAVLTGLMVLLFLGDKRGALIVVLTIPIAVLTAIIMLYLLGQTINIMTLSGLALSIGILVDEATVTIENIHQHFEMEKTKQRAILDALLEISIPKLLILLCILAVLIPSFMMVGIPRDMFMPLSIAVGSAMIASFLASQTFIPVVANWIMKKHPQKHSDTKKSRFDRFKGRYLKFILHNERIKTPIFFGYLLVVITLSGILFVFIGTDILPPSGSKDLQLRIKAPVGSALDQTEDYVLAVENHIRKQITPEDLEVTSGFVGMHSPNTPINPIFLFTSGSQEAILQFSLAESFEGSVDELKDNLRSSLKNKFPELQFTFEPMELVEKIMGQGYNTPIAIEVLGKNLDQVTLYAHKITDALKDENYLTDVHLNEPVDYPSISINVDRERVAQLGLTMREVSTALTTATSSSRFVSKNVWVDPKSGLVFQVQVQLPENQVNSLNDLQNLPLKPGAMSPVLDDVADLSLATEPGQVNRKGPNRFVTVTANTNHSDLGSASRKVRKILSELDAPPRGYSVRMAGEVNVLSETLSGLQSGLLVAIVVIFLMLTAYYQSFKTSLVILGIIPAVVAGSPFKFITFGEYTQPAIVYGYDYGRRGFGIQCGTYYQPERTF; encoded by the coding sequence ATGAATATAATCAGATTCGCTTTACGAAAACCGATAGCCATCATCGTGACAGTTCTTGCGCTGCTCTATTTTTCGGTAATGGCCATTCAAAAAATTAAAGTAGATATTTTTCCGGAAGTAGAAGCACCGGCAATTTATATCGCGATGCCTTACGGAGGGCTTTCCCCTGCCTACATGGATGGATTTATGTCCAATGAGTTTCAAAAGGTACTCGTGTTTGTAGGTGGTGTTAAAAATATGGAATTTAAAAGTGTGCAAGGATTAACCTTGATGAAGTTAAGTTTTTATCCCGGTACCGATATGGCACAGGCACAGGCCGAGGTGGCCACCCAGGTATCCCGCGCCATGGCTTTTTTACCTCCTGGAGCAGTCCCCCCTCAAGTAGTGCGTTTTGATGCCGGTGCACAACCGGTTGGCCAAATAGTTTTTGAGAGTGACCAGCGGTCTACCGGAGAGCTGCAAAACCTGGCCATTACCCGTATTCGACCTTCTTTTGTAAATATTCCGGGAATTAGTGCACCGGCACCATTTGGCGGAAATGTGCGCACGATGGTGATTAATGTAAAGCCTGAAGAAATGCAGGCATATGGGCTTACCGCTGATAACATATTAGAGGCGGTAGCTAAAAATAATTTCCCCTCCCCTGCCGGGAATGTGCAGATAGGGAATACTAATTATATGGCCCCGGTCAATACTTTGGAACTTAGTAGGGAAGACTTTATGAATACCCCCATCAAAACCGGTTCGGGACCTACGGTATTTGTTCGGGATGTAGCCACTGTTATCGATGGAGCCGATAAAACCACCGCGTATGCCCTCGCTAATGGAAAGCGTACCGTTTATCTGCCCATCATTAAAAAAGCAGATGCCTCTACCCTGGCCGCCATAAATAACCTAAAGGATGCTATGCCGATGTTATCGGACGCCTTGCCGGAGGACGTATCGATCAAATTCGTGTTCGACCAGTCTACCTATATTGAAAATGCCCTTTCCAATTTATTGCACGAAGGAATTTTGGGAGCAGTCCTTACCGGCCTAATGGTACTGCTGTTTCTTGGAGATAAACGAGGGGCTCTAATTGTGGTGCTCACCATCCCGATTGCGGTACTCACCGCTATAATTATGTTATACCTGCTGGGGCAGACGATCAATATTATGACCTTAAGTGGTCTGGCATTGTCCATAGGTATTTTGGTAGATGAGGCTACAGTCACCATTGAGAATATTCATCAGCATTTTGAAATGGAAAAAACCAAACAACGAGCGATTTTAGATGCTTTATTGGAGATTTCGATACCAAAACTTCTAATTTTGCTATGTATTCTTGCTGTCTTAATTCCGTCATTTATGATGGTAGGAATTCCCCGGGATATGTTTATGCCTTTATCCATTGCGGTAGGCTCGGCAATGATTGCTTCTTTTTTGGCCTCACAGACTTTTATTCCTGTGGTGGCCAATTGGATAATGAAAAAGCATCCCCAAAAACATTCCGATACAAAGAAATCCCGGTTTGATAGGTTTAAGGGGCGATACCTAAAATTTATTCTTCACAATGAACGCATTAAAACACCTATTTTCTTTGGGTATTTACTTGTTGTAATCACTTTATCAGGAATTTTGTTCGTTTTCATTGGAACTGATATCCTGCCGCCGAGCGGTTCTAAGGATTTACAGTTGCGGATAAAAGCCCCGGTGGGTTCTGCTTTAGATCAAACGGAAGATTACGTATTGGCTGTAGAAAACCACATTCGAAAACAAATTACACCCGAAGACCTGGAAGTTACTTCAGGATTTGTAGGAATGCATTCGCCAAACACGCCAATTAACCCGATCTTTTTATTTACAAGTGGGTCTCAGGAGGCGATTTTACAGTTCTCGTTAGCGGAATCTTTTGAAGGGTCCGTAGATGAGCTCAAAGACAATTTGCGTAGCAGTCTTAAAAATAAGTTTCCTGAACTTCAATTCACCTTCGAACCGATGGAACTTGTGGAAAAAATTATGGGTCAAGGCTACAACACACCTATTGCTATTGAAGTATTAGGAAAAAACCTGGATCAGGTTACTTTGTATGCCCATAAGATCACGGATGCCTTAAAAGATGAAAATTACCTGACCGATGTGCATTTGAATGAACCCGTTGATTATCCCAGTATTTCGATAAACGTAGATCGTGAACGTGTGGCGCAACTGGGACTAACAATGCGTGAGGTGAGTACAGCCCTTACCACGGCGACGTCTTCTTCCCGTTTTGTAAGTAAAAATGTATGGGTAGATCCAAAATCCGGTCTGGTTTTTCAGGTTCAGGTTCAATTACCGGAAAATCAGGTTAATTCATTGAATGATCTTCAAAACCTTCCGCTAAAGCCGGGGGCAATGAGCCCCGTCCTTGATGATGTGGCAGATCTGAGTTTGGCGACCGAACCGGGACAGGTAAACCGAAAAGGCCCTAACCGTTTTGTAACCGTTACCGCCAACACCAATCACTCCGATTTGGGAAGTGCCTCCCGGAAAGTTCGTAAAATTCTTAGCGAATTGGACGCCCCGCCAAGAGGCTATAGCGTTAGAATGGCCGGAGAGGTAAATGTGCTTAGCGAGACTTTATCGGGCTTGCAATCTGGATTGCTGGTCGCCATTGTGGTAATTTTCTTAATGCTGACCGCTTACTATCAATCTTTTAAAACCTCTTTGGTTATTTTGGGGATTATACCTGCTGTGGTGGCAGGAAGTCCTTTTAAGTTTATCACTTTTGGGGAGTACACTCAACCTGCAATCGTATATGGGTATGATTATGGCCGTAGGGGTTTCGGTATCCAATGCGGTACTTATTATCAACCAGAGCGAACTTTTTAG
- a CDS encoding TolC family protein gives MKYGMLIMGCFLLSYSLTCAQTSENIPLSKLYQEAATYPGLQAEVSSIKSADYDYRLAKQEILPELNLQAQHTFGTFEGAAGAFVPLPGFFNVSGEGINGNTAVNTMASATLKWDFLRFGKYRDQIDLAQINQEQAQTGFDIKVLELRHQITKAYFGWIHGKAMQDWAKREAERNKSLVKLSSSLVQSGLAAAADSLIASTRLKQAIAQQKKWEGQNNRFKNQLLEYTGKAVNIENIPKSFFSIREVEINDSARNHPLLTEKKYQDEALKVREKIVDHQVLPDIFLLAGGLLRGIGYGDNSRAFQDSYELPISNYLVGVGLTWNLSQWYSKGLKTRKVQQEQKRVSLEKEAVKRFITEQQNSLQFHIEKSKEEIQEAEGAYRSASESYRLFKVRYESGLINLTTLLQIQQSLQFTEKARIQAYYDYWQYWNNYAYTQADFSMLTTIFN, from the coding sequence ATGAAATATGGAATGCTGATAATGGGATGTTTCCTGCTCTCGTATTCACTTACTTGTGCACAAACTTCAGAAAATATTCCGTTATCAAAACTTTATCAGGAGGCTGCGACCTATCCCGGGTTACAAGCAGAAGTCTCAAGCATTAAATCTGCCGATTACGATTATAGACTTGCCAAACAAGAAATCTTACCAGAGCTCAATCTTCAGGCACAACATACATTTGGAACTTTTGAAGGCGCCGCCGGAGCTTTTGTCCCATTACCTGGCTTTTTTAACGTCAGTGGCGAAGGTATTAATGGAAATACCGCGGTAAACACTATGGCCTCGGCTACTTTAAAATGGGACTTTCTCCGGTTTGGCAAATACAGAGACCAGATTGATCTAGCCCAGATAAACCAGGAACAGGCACAAACAGGATTTGATATTAAAGTTCTCGAACTAAGACATCAGATTACTAAAGCGTATTTTGGTTGGATTCATGGTAAAGCTATGCAAGACTGGGCCAAACGGGAAGCCGAACGCAATAAAAGCTTAGTTAAATTATCTTCCAGCCTGGTGCAATCTGGACTGGCCGCTGCTGCCGATTCCTTAATTGCATCAACAAGACTTAAGCAGGCCATAGCGCAACAGAAAAAATGGGAAGGACAAAATAACCGTTTTAAAAATCAGCTATTGGAATATACTGGAAAAGCAGTAAATATTGAAAATATACCAAAATCTTTCTTTTCAATCAGGGAAGTTGAAATAAACGATTCAGCCCGTAATCATCCCTTACTGACAGAAAAAAAATATCAAGATGAAGCACTCAAAGTGCGTGAAAAGATAGTGGACCATCAGGTGTTACCCGATATTTTTCTGCTTGCGGGTGGACTTTTAAGAGGAATAGGTTATGGTGACAATAGCCGGGCATTTCAGGACAGTTACGAATTACCCATCAGTAATTACCTGGTGGGTGTAGGACTAACATGGAATTTAAGCCAATGGTATTCCAAAGGATTAAAAACACGAAAAGTACAACAGGAACAAAAACGAGTTTCTCTGGAAAAGGAAGCTGTAAAACGCTTCATAACTGAACAGCAAAATTCACTACAGTTTCATATTGAAAAATCAAAAGAAGAAATTCAGGAAGCGGAAGGTGCCTATCGTTCAGCTTCCGAATCGTACCGCTTATTTAAGGTGCGTTATGAAAGCGGACTGATAAACCTTACCACCTTATTGCAAATCCAGCAAAGTCTTCAGTTTACCGAAAAAGCACGAATTCAGGCTTACTACGATTACTGGCAATATTGGAACAATTATGCCTATACACAAGCCGATTTTTCAATGCTTACCACAATATTCAATTAA